The Glycine soja cultivar W05 chromosome 9, ASM419377v2, whole genome shotgun sequence sequence GTGTTGGATCCATGTCTTAGAGAATTTACTTTACCATCGAAGAAGTGGGGCATGCAAAGGACCGACACCTACAACCTAGTCAAGAATTGGAATAATATTATCTCTGTTAATAATTTTTGAAGCATATCAAGAACTCCAAATATGGTCAAAAAGGGTTTTCATGATAagctttattttctattaaacaAACTTTGATATGCACACTTTGTTTAGTTttgatgttaatatttttttttaatcttaggtCACATATTATGGGTATCTTTCAATTCATTGGATCAAAGACTAGTTTCGTTTTCGTTGCGTGATTGTCGTTGACCTAACAGAGTTTTACACACGTTGGTCCAAGATCGTCATCACGAACACCATCATTGTAACATCCCGTTTTtcgtcaaataaataaaaagagtttttatttaaatattaatagagtttttagaaattaaataaatgagagaaaaatatttttgttaattgaaaTAAGGGTTTCATagcattagaaaataaataaagtataatgattttttagaaaacaaaggaatgttttaattagttatttattcaatgaaagaatgaaatatagtttcttttcataaaataataataaaaataatagagtaaataatatgttgaaagtaccataactataaatagaaacatattatgttagtttttacatttatgagatatgtctttatgctttctcttcctcttaaatttattttcctttttttctctcccaaaactctttttttttatgcatacaTCTAAATTTGTCACCTTCGAAACTTATTTTCGCACATTTCCACCGTTGCGATTGACAAAATAATGTCTGTAGAGAGAGAAATGCCCTTTGCATGGAGACAACGAAACAGAGACTccaatctcttctccttttctctaatgcttgaaaatcctaacaaagcaaccaaaagaaaaacttaaggaatcttagggaactatTAAAGACGTCGCTATTGCTTCCGGACTACACACGTGAGTCCGTTTAGAGGTAAggaatgagtttatcgcaattggagTTAGAATAAACATGAGTATGAAttcttagaggatcaaattgtgATCTATTTTTGGatgtttatgattataattctgcctttatgattataatcacgagatttttatgtttgacggaccaattgatgtcctaaaacaaattagttgataaaattgagtgcttttagtgtttttttttgtgttttgaacctataattttgatatgattatgtgaaattatttgaggggttttactccccatgttgtaagaagcatttttgtataatttgtttgtgttatggacaagatttactagattagtgtaataaattgttatattgggatcatgaaattgtgattgtgtgtaagtgataaattgaatgtgatgaattatgagatatatatgtattgAGATATTgcatgtattgagttgtgagctatgaattgtgcaatcactcaattgtaagaccctttaagagcgacgagttaatgcgtgACGAGTATTGTGAAATGATCCACTTTGGGAACCTGatgagttgaatcactttgaggtccgacgagttaaaatgattttgaaaataattgagtagttatgtgtattgcatagttcataggtaaaatttgtatttgtttcatgtatatattaattttgtgccatgtgtatatgatttatgaggtgtgataacatgttgttTTGGGATTATAACATGGTGATTGAGATTGAGATTgaatgtatgtgataaattgagtatgtgttgaattgtaagatacaAGTGTATTAAGatattgtgtgcattgagttgtgagctatgaaccgtacaatcacacaactgtaagaccctttaagggcgacaagttaatgcgtaacgagtattgtgatgagatccacaaagtgattaaactcgttgggttcccacagtggatcccatcacaatatttgtcgcgcattaactcgtcgtccTTAAAGGATTTTACAGTCGTATGATTGTATActtcataactcacaactcaatacacataaCATCTTTATACACATGTATCTTATAATTCAACagatactcaatttatcacatacactcaatctcaatcacCATGTTATAATATCAAAACAACATGTTATAACACCTCGtgaatcatatacacataaaatagtattaatatatacatggcaCAAACAcagactttacctatgaactacgtaatacacacaactactcaattattttcaaaatcattttaacttgtTGTGTCTCAATAATTCAACTCGTTGGGTTCCCAAATTgaatcccatcacaatactcatcgcgttttaactcgtcgcctttaaagggtcttacagttgagtgattacataattcatagctcacaacataATACATACAACatttcaatacacatgtatctcacaattcatcacatattcaattgaTTACTTAtacaatctcaatcacaatttcatgatttcaatataacaatttatcacgcTGATCTAGTAAATATTGtccaaaatacaaataaattatacaaaaatgtttctcacaacattGAGAGTAAAATCCCTTAAACAATTTCActtaatcatatcaaaatcaaaggaatcaaaattataggttcaaaaacaaaaataaaataaaatactaagagcactcaattttatcaaccaatttgcatTAAGACATCAATTGGTCCGTCAAATATAACAATGTCatgattataatcataaaggtagaattataatcataaacatcccaaaatagaCCCAAAATTGATTTTCTAAGGATCTCtatacatgttcattctaaccctaattgcgataaactcatcccttacctctaagcagaCTCACGTGTGTAGTTTGGAAGCGATACTGGTGTCTTTagtggttccctaagattccttaacttttttttctagttGCTCTGCTAGGGTTTTCATGcagtagagagaaagagaagagattgaaacctcagTTTCTCTATCTCCATTTGAGGATCATTTCTCTCTCTACAGACATTATTTCGCAAATACGGACAGTGGAATTGTGAGAAAATGAGTTTCAAaggtggtgtccaaatttcacgacgatccaacggttaacaggtctaaaattataattttactagAATAAGTTTaggtgtatgcgggaaaaaaGAGGGTAttgagagaggaagaagaaacaaagtggCATACTCTCTCATACTATTgtttactctatttttattttattttattattttataaaaaggaacactattttactctttcattgaataaataactaattaaaacatccctttattttctaaaacatcattttgctctatttattttctaatactatgaaatctttattttaattaataaaaccccTTTTctgtcatttatttaatttctaaaaaatattaatttttaaataaaacttttttattcatttgacaAAAAACGAGGTGTTATAATCATCATAATCGTTGTCATGACTACTGTCATCGCTACTAACATGGGTGTCACCATCGTTATGTGACCACTCTCGTTGCTATCACCATCATCGCGACTGTCGCTGCTACTATTGTTGTGATTGTCATCGCGTTATGTTGGTGGTAACTACGATTGGTGGTAACTACGATGGTCATAACGACGATTATGTTGGTGATGATTGTGTTGACGAATTTAAAcgtaaattaaatctttaaaatatttaattttctgtgtaataaattttataaaaattttatgattaaatgagactttaatttgaatttaaatttaaattattttaatcttaattttttattttaatctaatacGGAAGAGAATGCATTTTGTgtttaacaaatattaattcatTCCTTCTCGCCAATTTGAGTCTTGCCAACGTTTTCTTCAGTAATTGAATTTCACTTATCACAGTTCACTGGCTTCGTTCATCGGAAGATGAAAGGGAAAACACGTGCAGGGGAATGCCATTGTTTAGGTTGCTGGAATCGGTGAACGACAACATGAGTGAGCGGGCAAATATATCTTGTCATATTAGATTGAGTTTAAttagataatatattatttgatttgatgatataaaattttattaaattagattagataataatatctaattaaattttatttaatttgataaaaaaattctagatttaaattttaaatgagggatcaaattgaaaaaagaaaaaataaaaaagataaatgacaataacttaattttagtctatatttaatgttttaatgGCTATGATTTTTTAACTGTGTGAAAAACTGCCAACCAGTTAACATTTGAGTTTCAATTGGACGGAGAAgacttaattgaaatatttttttaaaattagagtaTTTATTTGGAGTTTTGTAAAATATGAGAACCTAACTAAACATAATTAGAGTACTGAAGCCTAAATTTAAAGATATAGAAGCAAGATGATATATCCTTACACTGAAACATGCCATTGACATAGGAATAGTTTTGTGAAATGATAGATGATTATAGATTCATGGTCAACAACTTCACATGAACTGTAAACCTCGAGCTAACTTGttccttttttcttcattttatttttaagaaagaaggagaaaataaaacaattccAGCATGGAAATATGAATTTCTATTCTTCTCTGATTGCTCAATCCGCACACACAAAATCGTTAACTACCCTCAGAGCAGTTCACACTAACGTCATCAAATCTGGTTTCTCTTACTCATTTTTAGGCCACAAGCTCATTGATGGCTACATCAAATGCGGCAGCCTTGCGGAGGCACGCAAGCTGTTCGACGAATTGCCCAGCAGACACATAGTTACTTGGAATTCGATGATCTCTTCTCATATCAGTCACGGGAAGAGCAAAGAAGCCGTTGAGTTTTATGGCAACATGCTTATGGAGGGTGTTTTACCTGATGCTTACACCTTCTCTGCCATCTCTAAGGCTTTTTCGCAGTTGGGTCTCATACGCCATGGCCAGAGGGCTCATGGGTTGGCGGTGGTTTTGGGTTTGGAGGTCCTGGATGGGTTTGTTGCTAGTGCCCTTGTTGATATGTATGCCAAGTTTGATAAAATGAGGGATGCCCATTTGGTGTTTCGCCGTGTTTTGGAGAAAGATGTTGTCTTGTTCACTGCATTGATTGTGGGTTATGCTCAGCATGGTCTTGATGGGGAAGCTTTAAAGATTTTTGAGGACATGGTCAATAGGGGTGTTAAGCCTAATGAGTATACCCTTGCTTGCATCCTGATAAATTGTGGCAATCTAGGGGATTTAGTTAATGGCCAGTTGATTCATGGTCTTGTAGTTAAGTCTGGTCTGGAATCTGTTGTTGCTTCACAGACTTCACTCCTTACCATGTATTCAAGATGCAACATGATCGAGGATTCTATAAAAGTGTTTAATCAGCTTGATTATGCAAATCAGGTGACCTGGACATCTTTTGTAGTGGGTCTTGTGCAAAATGGCAGAGAGGAGGTTGCTGTGTCAATATTCAGGGAAATGATTCGTTGTTCAATAAGTCCAAATCCTTTCACATTGTCCAGTATTCTTCAAGCATGCTCAAGCCTTGCAATGCTTGAAGTAGGGGAACAGATCCATGCCATAACCATGAAACTAGGATTGGATGGAAATAAGTATGCTGGTGCAGCACTGATTAATTTGTATGGAAAATGTGGAAATATGGATAAGGCGAGATCTGTTTTTGATGTGCTAACTGAGTTAGATGTAGTAGCCATCAATTCAATGATCTATGCTTATGCCCAAAATGGTTTTGGGCATGAAGCACTTGAGCTGTTCGAAAGACTGAAAAATATGGGACTTGTGCCAAATGGTGTGACATTTATCAGTATTCTCTTGGCATGCAACAATGCAGGGTTAGTTGAAGAAGGCTGTCAAATATTTGCCTCCATTAGGAATAATCACAATATTGAATTGACAATAGACCATTTTACTTGTATGATTGATTTGCTAGGACGATCAAGGAGACTTGAAGAGGCTGCAATGTTGATAGAGGAAGTGAGAAATCCGGATGTGGTACTGTGGAGGACACTGCTGAACTCATGTAAGATTCATGGAGAGGTAGAAATGGCAGAGAAAGTTATGAGTAAAATCCTCGAGCTTGCTCCTGGTGATGGGGGAACACATATCCTCTTAACAAATCTTTATGCTTCTGCTGGGAAATGGAACCAGGTGATTGAGATGAAAAGCACAATAAGAGATCTGAAATTGAAGAAAAGTCCTGCAATGAGTTGGGTTGATGTTGATAGAGAGGTGCATACTTTTATGGCAGGAGATTTGTCTCACCCAAGGTCTCTTGAAATTTTTGAAATGTTGCATGGATTAATGAAGAAGGTTAAAACTCTGGGTTATAATCCTAATACCAGATTTGTGTTGCAGGATTTGgatgaagagaagaaaataagttcTTTATATTATCACAGTGAAAAATTAGCTATAGCTTATGCTTTATGGAAGACTATTGGTAGGACTACTACTATCAGGATTTTTAAGAATCTTAGAGTTTGTGGTGACTGCCACAGTTGGATaaaatttgtttctttacttACTGGGAGAGATATTATTGCTAGAGATTCAAAGAGATTCCATCATTTTAAAGGAGGTCTATGTTCCTGTAAAGATTACTGGTGAATCATATTTGTTATATGCTATGCCTAGCCTTCTAGATGCTCACTTTCCTCACAGGTCATACCTAGCATGTGAAGGTATAATCATGCATGATTATTCATGTGGCCCATTTCTTGTCAAGTCATAAATTTAACACTCATTATTTATACTGTCCCCAACACAGATCTGTGCATACTTCCATGCCTCCATGAAGAtgtaaatatcaaaattttaaccaAGGAAGATCTGGGTTTAATATTCCTAAGTCTTATCTCTGTTTGATAAATGCTTAAATGTGGTATATAACTTAGTTTTGCTTTGATTCCTTCATTTGATTTCGAagtagaaacaaacaaaagtacaaGGGATAAGGATACTTATGATCAGAATCTGTACATAATTACTTTCAATATctgtttttttctcattttctttttatttcttatgatCATAATTACTTATGATTAGAATTTGtacataattaattacttatGATCATAAGTACAAGGGATAATAATACTGTGTCTATAAATCTGCCATGTCAACATGAACACTGTATGATATATTATACTTTGATACTGTATTAATTTCTAGGTAACCTGTATTTGTTTTACATGACAATCTTCCAGACATGTAATGTTTTCTGTATTCAAGTTATGCAAACAGTGAATCGGTAACAATGGGAATGGACTCTTAAGcactttgattttatttaatgagattatGTTCAAAATACCTTTCATTTAATGAAGAGTTTGTGTTTAATATCAAGTctcaataaaagataatttatgaaaaatgtttatttttaaattgaaaatgacACAATTTAATAAAGTAAACTAACTTTCTTAACAAGtgtgaaattcatttttttatataaaaaagaatagagggagtatttaataagttttattccCCCCAAAAAAAGATTGCCCCAATAACACAATCTTTTTAAGAATAGAATGAAATAAAGTTATAATTAAGAGataaattttgatattaatTTGACCATTTtacccttttaatttttatagtattgataattaaaaaattataaaacatttttattatatgaaaatttgTATACACCAATCATTTTAAaaggtattttatattttctgacCTTGacattatgtattttgtaaaagttgtaatatttttcttctataaaattttaaatcatttgtctcataataattgtcatgtaaaaagaaaaaataaatctcaataattgtcattttaactttttaatataatatttatcttcTTTCAATTATATTCCTTCTAATATTAATGAtgggcaaaaaaataaaaaagaattaacgatgataagattaatttgtaaaattgacatttttttcatctatttattattattatttcttagcATGCTTAAAATAATCTAGGAGGACAGTTgtaatgaaaacatatttttttttctccctactaattttttttttttctgaattcgCCACTTTCAAAGAGGTTTGTGACTGGGTTCAATTATTGAAAAGTTGACCAGCAAATTTGAGTCTTTAATTTTTCCATTTGCATGATTTCTGTTGCAGTACTCGGTTAATATCGGCATCTCTTATTTCTGTTGCATAATTTCACAAGGGTATCTATTAGCAACTTTTACTTAACCACAAAACCTATATGGACTCTTCTAAGAATATGATTTGTCTTTCAGGTCCCTGGTAAAAATTCTTATCCGTTTGTGTTCTTACTTGAACAATAGAGCTTCTTTTGGCCTTTCCAGAAGAGACAAGACTGTTGCGGCAATGTTCTTTGATGAAAGTCCTGCTTCTTCTGTCTGATCTTGTGGTGATCCATGTTCAATGTATCTATCGGGAAGCATCATAGGTCTCCACTACAGGAAATGCTCAAACGAGAATTAGAACTAGAAAAATGGAGCATGTTGTAGGACAaataagttgaaataaaatcatGGAACGAGTGACCTCTCTACATAAAGGAAGGCATACCTTCAGTGGTCCATCCAGGAGGCCAACTATACTTAGGAAATGTGAAACATGTGAACCAAAACCTCCAATAGAACCCTCTTCCACTGTAAGGAGAAACTCGTGCTCCTTACCTAATAGCTTTATGAGATCAGTATCCAAAGGTTTGCAAAACCTAGCATCAGCAACTGTCACAGAAATGTCTAGTGGTTTGAGCATTTGTGCTGCTTGCAAGCATTGCTGAACTACAGAACCGTATCCTAAAATAGCAACTCTGCTCCCTTGTCTCAGAATTCTGCCCTTTCCTAtctacataataaaaaatttccattTGATTACCTATCTGTTCAGCATTCTCTATGGAACTATGAAGCATGTGCTCTAACACGGACACTGGACACACATACATGGATACTTCGACACAACTAATGTCTAAAATATAGAACACAGAGACACCGCATACACACCCAAATAGAGAGAttctaattaaatgaaatatgagtaacataacaaaatatataaattgatggtatattcatctttttaaaccaaccttttatgttttttttaagtgtattaGTGTGTAAAAGTGACGGATTAAGTCTTCAAGCaaacaaaaaagtaatttttgaatCAAACACTTAATAAGAAATGTGGAACAAGTGTCCAGATGTGTCGGTGTCGGAAATGTGTCCGACACGGCAACACTTCGAACAAGAGAGGTGTCTGAGCTTCATAGGTATGGAAAGCATCTGCTACTTTTGCTAACCTCAAGTGGAGTTCCTTTGTTATTGAGGGGCAAACTGGCTCCAATTCCGTTGCCTCTTGGAAATCTAAAGCAGCTTGGTCTGTCATCTATGGCTGCTGCTGTTGCAACCATGTGCATCAGCTCAGCTTCATCTGATGGAGCCATGACCACCATATTGGGCAAGCAGGCCATGTATGTGATATCAAATGCCCCACAATGCGTTGGTCCATCTGCTCCAACCAAACCAGCTCTATCCATAGCAAATCGTACTGGTAGTTTCTGAAGATCTACATCATGGACCACCTTCATACCCAATATAAATCACAAATGTAAGATGTTTTGTGGCAGTCAAACTgacatacaataaaaaaaagaaaaacagaatcTGCTATTTTTTGCCTACTGTTATTGTCTCACCTGATCATATCCACGTTGCAGAAATGATGAATAAATGGCACAAAATGGCTTGAGACCTTCTGCTGCTAAACCAGCTGCAAATGTAACTGCGTGTTGTTCAGCTATCCCCACATCAAAGCAGCGGTCTGGAAACCTTTTATGGAAATAATTTAGACCTGTCCCGCCACCCATTGCTGCGTGAATGGCTACTATCTTATTGTCTATTTCTGCTTCTTTTATCAATGACTCGGCAAAGTACTGAGTGTATGTAAGTGTGGATGATTTTGGTTTCAATTGATGACCTGATGTTGGTACAAACTTAACCACACCTGAAAGTGTGAGAGTATGAGTCATGCTTCTCATAATTCCGTTAAGACAAAACAAATAAAGTTCTATACTCACCATGCATTTTATCAGCAGCTACTTCTGCTGGGGGGTATCCCTTCCCTTTTTCTGTCACAACATGAATCAATGTTGGACCTGGGGCAGGCATTTCTTTCACCTTTTCCAAAATGGTGACAAGATCTTCAATGTTGTGACCATCCACAGGGCCTATGTAGTATAAGCCGAGCTCCTCAAAAAGTGTAGAACCAGAACCACTGATCATACCTCTTGCATACTCATCTACCTTTGCTGCAAGTTGGTGTGTTGTTCCTCCTATCTGCTTTGTGATGCCCTTTAGCAAAGAAAATTGTAGTCAGATGCCACGGTATATTGAAATTTGACACAAGAACTGAAACCATGAAGTTTAGTTTCTTAAGTTTGAGAAATTTACTTTCGCAGCTTCTCTAAGTTTGCGGAATTTGGTGCTTGCTTGAATTTTGCTTAAGGCACTACTGAGGGCTCCAACTGGAGTTGCAGGACCATCAATAGTAGCAGTAGGCAAAGAAACTTGCTTGTTGTCATTAAGTATAATTATCATGTTAGAGTCAAGGAACCCTGCATTATTCATGGCCTCATAAGCCTGGCCAGCAGTCATTGCTCCATCTCCAATCACCGAGACAATGCTGTTTTTCTTTCCCAATAGATCCCTTGCAACTGCCATGcctaccaatttttttttgtagcaAAAAATTGACAACATTGAGAATTGTTGTCCAGAGTTTTGAAATACATGGATGTTaacatttgttataaaaaaatgtattgatGTTTAAGATAATCTTACCAAGACCGGCAGATATACTTGTAGAACTATGCCCTGTCCCAAAAACATCATATACGCTCTCTTCTCTTTTTGGAAAACCAGCTAGTCCCGAGGTTTTCCTAATGGTGTGCATCCTGGACCTTCTACCTGTGAGAATCTTGTGTGGGTATGCCTGCAATTTGATTGTTACTCAGACACTCTTATACAAAACAAAACATTGCAATtctgaggaaaagaaaaatgaaactgTAATTCTATATTTTACGAAAACCTTTCCCACGAACATAATATGAAATCATATGTCTACAGTCTACACACTATTGGTTGAATatcagaaaacaaaatagtCTTTGACAGAAATCAAAGGTAATTGGGGTTATAACGGCttatgtgcatttttttttcctgtaaaaaacacaaatatttttcacaaaagACAATTGTGCTTGAGCTAAGTAGGATAATATTGGATGATAAAACTCTCTTTGAATACTTAGTGTAGTTGAATACTCAAGACTCCAATTCAAGACTGTTGGAGGTTTTCATGCATATACAAATTCGAAATGAtaaacatttttcaattttaaaaaggaaGCAGGAATTTCCCTACAAGACCAAATTTCTCTacatgaataaaatttaaattctttttttttctatt is a genomic window containing:
- the LOC114366945 gene encoding pentatricopeptide repeat-containing protein At5g65570 isoform X1; translation: MNFYSSLIAQSAHTKSLTTLRAVHTNVIKSGFSYSFLGHKLIDGYIKCGSLAEARKLFDELPSRHIVTWNSMISSHISHGKSKEAVEFYGNMLMEGVLPDAYTFSAISKAFSQLGLIRHGQRAHGLAVVLGLEVLDGFVASALVDMYAKFDKMRDAHLVFRRVLEKDVVLFTALIVGYAQHGLDGEALKIFEDMVNRGVKPNEYTLACILINCGNLGDLVNGQLIHGLVVKSGLESVVASQTSLLTMYSRCNMIEDSIKVFNQLDYANQVTWTSFVVGLVQNGREEVAVSIFREMIRCSISPNPFTLSSILQACSSLAMLEVGEQIHAITMKLGLDGNKYAGAALINLYGKCGNMDKARSVFDVLTELDVVAINSMIYAYAQNGFGHEALELFERLKNMGLVPNGVTFISILLACNNAGLVEEGCQIFASIRNNHNIELTIDHFTCMIDLLGRSRRLEEAAMLIEEVRNPDVVLWRTLLNSCKIHGEVEMAEKVMSKILELAPGDGGTHILLTNLYASAGKWNQVIEMKSTIRDLKLKKSPAMSWVDVDREVHTFMAGDLSHPRSLEIFEMLHGLMKKVKTLGYNPNTRFVLQDLDEEKKISSLYYHSEKLAIAYALWKTIGRTTTIRIFKNLRVCGDCHSWIKFVSLLTGRDIIARDSKRFHHFKGGLCSCKDYW
- the LOC114366945 gene encoding pentatricopeptide repeat-containing protein At5g65570 isoform X2 produces the protein MNFYSSLIAQSAHTKSLTTLRAVHTNVIKSGFSYSFLGHKLIDGYIKCGSLAEARKLFDELPSRHIVTWNSMISSHISHGKSKEAVEFYGNMLMEGVLPDAYTFSAISKAFSQLGLIRHGQRAHGLAVVLGLEVLDGFVASALVDMYAKFDKMRDAHLVFRRVLEKDVVLFTALIVGYAQHGLDGEALKIFEDMVNRGVKPNEYTLACILINCGNLGDLVNGQLIHGLVVKSGLESVVASQTSLLTMYSRCNMIEDSIKVFNQLDYANQVTWTSFVVGLVQNGREEVAVSIFREMIRCSISPNPFTLSSILQACSSLAMLEVGEQIHAITMKLGLDGNKYAGAALINLYGKCGNMDKARSVFDVLTELDVVAINSMIYAYAQNGFGHEALELFERLKNMGLVPNGVTFISILLACNNAGLVEEGCQIFASIRNNHNIELTIDHFTCMIDLLGRSRRLEEAAMLIEEVRNPDVVLWRTLLNSCKIHGEVEMAEKVMSKILELAPGDGGTHILLTNLYASAGKWNQVIEMKSTIRDLKLKKSPAMSWVDVDREVHTFMAGDLSHPRIWMKRRK
- the LOC114366944 gene encoding probable 1-deoxy-D-xylulose-5-phosphate synthase 2, chloroplastic — encoded protein: MALSATFVKTNRSILPFHQNSSPNHGRIKQLCVRASASSLDDDEDRTVVRKEKDGWKIKFSSQKPATPLLDTINYPAHMKNLSLQDLEQLAAELRADVVHSVSNTGGHLSSSLGVVELTVALHHVFNTPEDKIIWDVGHQAYPHKILTGRRSRMHTIRKTSGLAGFPKREESVYDVFGTGHSSTSISAGLGMAVARDLLGKKNSIVSVIGDGAMTAGQAYEAMNNAGFLDSNMIIILNDNKQVSLPTATIDGPATPVGALSSALSKIQASTKFRKLREAAKGITKQIGGTTHQLAAKVDEYARGMISGSGSTLFEELGLYYIGPVDGHNIEDLVTILEKVKEMPAPGPTLIHVVTEKGKGYPPAEVAADKMHGVVKFVPTSGHQLKPKSSTLTYTQYFAESLIKEAEIDNKIVAIHAAMGGGTGLNYFHKRFPDRCFDVGIAEQHAVTFAAGLAAEGLKPFCAIYSSFLQRGYDQVVHDVDLQKLPVRFAMDRAGLVGADGPTHCGAFDITYMACLPNMVVMAPSDEAELMHMVATAAAIDDRPSCFRFPRGNGIGASLPLNNKGTPLEIGKGRILRQGSRVAILGYGSVVQQCLQAAQMLKPLDISVTVADARFCKPLDTDLIKLLGKEHEFLLTVEEGSIGGFGSHVSHFLSIVGLLDGPLKWRPMMLPDRYIEHGSPQDQTEEAGLSSKNIAATVLSLLERPKEALLFK